TATTATAACATCAGAGGATATTGAAAAATTCATGAACATCTCCTCCCCAATAGAATCAATCCCTGCAAAGGAACTTGAAAATGTGATCAAAAACTATTATGCAAATTCCAAAACCATGCCAATGAAGATTTACGAGTTTGTAAAAATGACAAACACAAAATCAAAAGTAGGATTTGCTCCTTTTGTCGAAATTAAAAGACCTCTCGCCCTATCGTCCGAAAACTACATGTTTTTTGTCTCAAAAACAGCTGTGTTTGACAACTTTAAGCTTATTGGATATTTAAGTCACGATGAAACAAGAGGAGTTTTGTGGGTCTTGAACAAGATAAAAAGCGGGATATATCCAATTGAGGACAAAAACAAGTCAATTTCACTTGAACTCATCCACAGCAGCAGTAAAATCAGTGCAAGAAATACCAAAAACAAGGTTCTTTTTAAAATAGAGATAATCTCAGAGGTAAATCTTGGTGAAAAGGAAAAAGATCTTCAGTTTACGCAGAAAAACTTAGAAGAAGTCAAAAAAGAACTTTCAAAGAGCATCTCAAAAGACATAAATCAAGC
This Caldicellulosiruptor changbaiensis DNA region includes the following protein-coding sequences:
- a CDS encoding Ger(x)C family spore germination protein, with the translated sequence MRKIALFAIVILLLSQYGCWNRRELNDILIVQAVGIDRLKNGNFRLTYQVLKPKVLKNPSNIPSSPQQKGVWCFSSTGKTIFDAIRNATLSSDKKLFWTHNKIVIVSESLAKKGIKEVLDMILRDHEFRSDAYLIITSEDIEKFMNISSPIESIPAKELENVIKNYYANSKTMPMKIYEFVKMTNTKSKVGFAPFVEIKRPLALSSENYMFFVSKTAVFDNFKLIGYLSHDETRGVLWVLNKIKSGIYPIEDKNKSISLELIHSSSKISARNTKNKVLFKIEIISEVNLGEKEKDLQFTQKNLEEVKKELSKSISKDINQALKKSFELRADIPHFQDIYYIKYKKPLKFDKQRIAVSITVKPFIRRFGMLKN